The Halopseudomonas sabulinigri genome window below encodes:
- a CDS encoding phosphoglycolate phosphatase, with translation MSALRTLFGGELPRLVMFDLDGTLMDSVPDLAAAVDQMLALRGKPAAGVERVRDWVGNGAAVLVRRALAGSLHHANVDDAEAEAALADFLRCYAGDHSRTTVYPGVAELLSALRAEGVKLALVTNKPERFLPDLLAEKGMADSFDWLVGGDTLPMQKPDPGALLWVMQQAEVSAAQALFVGDSRNDIRAARAAGVPVVAVSYGYNHGEPIAAENPDLLVDSLDALI, from the coding sequence ATGTCGGCGTTGCGAACACTGTTTGGCGGCGAGTTGCCGCGCCTGGTGATGTTTGATCTGGACGGCACCCTGATGGATTCGGTGCCGGATCTGGCCGCTGCGGTAGATCAGATGCTGGCGTTACGTGGCAAACCAGCCGCCGGCGTTGAGCGGGTGCGTGACTGGGTCGGCAACGGTGCGGCGGTATTGGTGCGCAGGGCTTTGGCCGGTAGCCTGCACCACGCCAATGTTGATGACGCTGAAGCCGAAGCGGCGCTCGCGGACTTTCTGCGTTGTTACGCCGGCGATCACTCACGCACCACTGTTTATCCGGGTGTGGCCGAGTTGCTGTCTGCTCTGCGCGCTGAGGGGGTAAAGCTGGCTCTGGTGACCAATAAGCCTGAGCGCTTTTTACCCGACCTGTTGGCGGAAAAGGGCATGGCGGACAGTTTTGACTGGCTGGTGGGCGGCGACACCTTGCCAATGCAGAAGCCCGATCCCGGTGCGTTGCTGTGGGTGATGCAGCAAGCGGAGGTCAGTGCGGCGCAGGCGCTGTTTGTTGGCGATTCGCGCAACGACATCAGGGCCGCCAGAGCCGCCGGCGTGCCGGTGGTGGCGGTAAGCTATGGCTACAACCACGGCGAGCCCATCGCGGCGGAAAACCCGGACTTGCTGGTTGATTCACTCGATGCGCTCATATAG
- the trpD gene encoding anthranilate phosphoribosyltransferase, whose translation MDIKTALGKAVDQLDLSTEEMQDVMRQIMTGQCTDAQVGGFLVALRMKSETLDEITGAAMVMRELASGVSIAAERLVDTCGTGGDGANIFNVSTAAALVVAAAGGKVAKHGNRAVSGKSGSADLLEAAGVNLDLTPEQVARCVESVGVGFMFAPAHHGAMKHAIGPRRELGMRTIFNMLGPMTNPAGVKHQVIGVFSEALCRPIAEVLKRLGSEHVLVVHSKDGLDELSLASTSHIAELKDGEVREYDVSPEELGIKSRSLIGLTVEGPEASLTLIRDALGKRTTEAGEKAADIIILNAGAALYAADHATSLQEGVKLASDALYSGLAREKLNELVAFTEVFREEAAQ comes from the coding sequence ATGGACATCAAGACAGCCCTCGGCAAGGCGGTTGACCAGCTGGATCTGAGTACCGAAGAAATGCAGGACGTGATGCGCCAGATCATGACCGGCCAATGCACCGACGCACAGGTCGGCGGCTTTCTGGTCGCGCTGCGCATGAAGAGTGAAACGCTGGACGAGATCACCGGTGCGGCCATGGTCATGCGTGAGCTGGCCTCAGGTGTCAGCATTGCTGCCGAGCGCCTGGTCGATACCTGTGGCACCGGCGGTGATGGCGCCAACATCTTCAACGTGTCTACCGCCGCGGCCTTGGTGGTGGCAGCTGCGGGTGGCAAGGTTGCCAAACACGGCAACCGCGCCGTTTCCGGCAAGAGCGGCAGCGCCGATCTGCTGGAAGCGGCGGGCGTGAATCTGGATCTCACGCCGGAACAGGTAGCGCGCTGCGTCGAAAGCGTGGGCGTCGGCTTTATGTTTGCCCCCGCCCACCACGGCGCTATGAAGCATGCCATTGGCCCGCGGCGCGAGTTGGGCATGCGTACCATTTTCAACATGCTGGGGCCAATGACCAATCCTGCTGGCGTCAAGCATCAGGTTATTGGTGTGTTTTCCGAAGCGCTGTGCCGCCCCATCGCCGAAGTACTCAAGCGGCTGGGTAGCGAGCATGTGCTGGTGGTGCATTCCAAGGACGGGCTGGACGAGCTCAGCCTGGCTTCTACCAGCCACATTGCCGAACTCAAGGACGGCGAGGTGCGCGAGTACGACGTAAGCCCTGAAGAGTTGGGTATCAAAAGCCGCAGTCTGATTGGCCTGACCGTTGAGGGCCCTGAAGCGTCGCTGACGCTGATTCGCGATGCGCTGGGCAAGCGCACCACCGAGGCCGGCGAGAAGGCGGCGGATATCATCATTCTCAATGCGGGCGCTGCGCTCTACGCCGCAGATCACGCCACCTCGTTGCAGGAAGGTGTGAAATTGGCCTCCGATGCGCTCTACTCAGGGCTGGCTCGGGAAAAGCTCAATGAGCTGGTGGCGTTCACCGAGGTGTTCAGAGAGGAGGCCGCACAATGA
- a CDS encoding acyl-CoA dehydrogenase, translating to MAASKASFNWEDPLLLDQQLTEEERMVRDSARQYCQEKLMPRVLNSFRNEQTDVEIFREMGELGLLGATIPEQYGGSGLNYVCYGLIAREVERVDSGYRSMMSVQSSLVMVPINEFGSEEQKQKYLPKLASGEHIGCFGLTEPNHGSDPGSMITRARSTEGGYLLKGAKMWITNSPIADVFVVWAKTDDDVIRGFILEKGWKGLSAPAIKGKVGLRTSITGEIVMEDVFVPEENMLPHVTGLKGPFTCLNSARYGISWGALGAAEFCWHTARQYTMDRLQFGRPLAQTQLVQKKLADMQTEITLALQGCLRLGRMKDEGTAAVEITSIMKRNSCGKSLDIARVARDMLGGNGISDEYGVIRHVVNLEVVNTYEGTHDVHALILGRAQTGLQAFF from the coding sequence ATGGCCGCATCGAAAGCAAGTTTCAACTGGGAAGATCCGTTGTTGCTGGACCAGCAACTGACCGAAGAAGAGCGCATGGTGCGTGACAGCGCACGTCAGTACTGCCAGGAAAAGTTGATGCCGCGTGTGCTCAACTCCTTCCGCAACGAGCAGACCGATGTTGAGATCTTCCGTGAAATGGGCGAGCTGGGCCTGCTGGGTGCAACCATTCCCGAGCAGTACGGCGGCAGCGGCCTGAACTACGTGTGCTACGGTCTGATCGCCCGCGAAGTCGAGCGTGTGGATTCCGGCTACCGCTCGATGATGAGCGTGCAGTCCTCCCTGGTGATGGTACCGATCAACGAATTTGGTTCTGAGGAGCAGAAGCAGAAGTATCTGCCCAAGCTGGCCTCCGGTGAGCACATCGGCTGCTTCGGCTTGACCGAGCCGAACCACGGCTCCGATCCGGGCTCGATGATTACCCGCGCACGCAGCACCGAAGGCGGCTACCTGCTCAAGGGCGCCAAAATGTGGATCACCAACAGCCCCATCGCCGATGTGTTTGTGGTCTGGGCCAAGACCGACGACGATGTAATTCGTGGCTTCATTCTGGAGAAGGGCTGGAAAGGCCTTAGCGCGCCAGCCATCAAGGGCAAGGTTGGCCTGCGTACCTCGATCACCGGTGAAATCGTGATGGAAGACGTGTTCGTGCCGGAAGAGAACATGCTGCCGCACGTGACTGGTCTGAAAGGCCCGTTCACCTGCTTGAACTCTGCGCGTTATGGCATTTCCTGGGGCGCGCTGGGCGCCGCCGAGTTCTGCTGGCACACCGCCCGTCAGTACACCATGGACCGGCTGCAGTTCGGTCGCCCGCTGGCGCAGACTCAGCTGGTGCAAAAGAAACTGGCGGACATGCAGACCGAGATCACCCTGGCGCTGCAAGGCTGCCTGCGCCTGGGTCGTATGAAGGATGAAGGCACCGCTGCGGTGGAAATCACCTCCATTATGAAGCGCAACTCCTGCGGCAAATCGCTGGACATCGCCCGCGTTGCTCGCGACATGCTCGGCGGCAACGGCATCTCCGACGAGTACGGCGTAATCCGCCACGTGGTCAACCTGGAAGTAGTCAACACCTACGAAGGTACCCACGATGTGCACGCGCTCATTCTCGGCCGCGCGCAGACGGGCCTTCAGGCGTTCTTCTAA
- a CDS encoding cytochrome b translates to MPLRNTAQRYGSISVCLHWLMALGVFGLIALGLWMTGLTYYSPYYTSAPFWHKSIGLLLAALLLGRLGWRLINRKPEAVPGHKPWEITLSATVHLLLYLLLAIIVISGYLISTAKGQGISLFGWFEVPALVTGLPQQADRAGAVHYWVAMGVLGLVALHALGALKHHWLDRDDTLRRMLGMRLNNTKES, encoded by the coding sequence ATGCCCTTGCGCAACACCGCTCAACGCTATGGATCGATCAGCGTCTGCCTGCACTGGCTGATGGCGCTGGGCGTGTTCGGCCTGATTGCGCTGGGTCTGTGGATGACCGGCCTGACCTATTACAGCCCCTATTACACCAGTGCGCCGTTCTGGCACAAGAGCATCGGCCTGCTGCTGGCGGCGTTGCTGCTGGGGCGGTTAGGGTGGCGGTTGATCAACCGTAAACCAGAGGCGGTCCCCGGCCACAAGCCATGGGAGATCACCCTGTCGGCGACGGTGCACCTGCTGTTGTACCTGTTGCTGGCCATCATCGTGATAAGCGGCTACCTGATTTCAACCGCCAAGGGGCAGGGTATCAGCCTGTTCGGCTGGTTCGAGGTGCCGGCGCTGGTAACCGGTTTGCCGCAACAGGCTGATCGTGCCGGTGCTGTGCATTACTGGGTGGCGATGGGAGTACTCGGGCTGGTGGCCTTGCATGCGCTGGGCGCACTCAAGCACCACTGGCTGGATCGTGACGATACATTGCGCCGCATGCTGGGCATGCGGTTGAACAATACCAAGGAGAGTTAG
- a CDS encoding LysR family transcriptional regulator, producing MRRKIPPTQALICFESSARHESFTKAAEELSLTQSAVCRQIANLEEFLDIQLFRRTRRGVKLTDAGQTYSRRIASRLDAVERDTLSVMGNQGTATLELALVPTFGTQWLLPRLGDFLRQHPQITVNLTNRTRPFLFADTEFDAAIYFGDGEWSGTQTHFLMKESPIPVCSPALIAPQHQLTPEQIAELPLLQQTTRPYAWRQWFAAVDMRVEHDLNGTRLELFSMLAQAAMHGLGVALIPPFLIRNELAEGRLISPCARSFDSANSYFLVIPERKAESAALLAFRDWLTAEAERYRLENS from the coding sequence ATGCGCCGCAAAATCCCACCGACCCAGGCCCTCATTTGTTTCGAGTCTTCGGCCCGGCATGAAAGCTTTACCAAGGCTGCAGAAGAGCTGTCGCTGACCCAGAGCGCCGTCTGCCGGCAGATTGCCAACCTGGAGGAGTTTCTCGATATTCAGCTGTTCCGCCGCACACGGCGCGGTGTAAAGCTGACCGACGCAGGGCAAACCTATAGCCGGCGAATCGCCAGCCGGCTGGATGCGGTAGAGCGCGACACGCTCTCTGTGATGGGTAACCAGGGTACGGCGACGCTGGAGCTGGCGTTGGTGCCGACCTTTGGCACCCAATGGCTGCTGCCAAGGCTAGGCGACTTTCTGCGCCAGCATCCGCAGATCACCGTCAACCTGACCAACCGCACGCGGCCCTTTCTGTTTGCCGATACCGAGTTCGACGCCGCCATCTACTTCGGCGACGGCGAGTGGTCGGGTACACAAACACATTTTCTGATGAAGGAATCGCCCATTCCGGTGTGCAGCCCGGCACTGATAGCACCGCAACATCAGCTGACGCCAGAGCAGATTGCCGAGCTGCCATTGCTGCAGCAAACCACCCGGCCGTACGCCTGGCGGCAATGGTTTGCGGCGGTAGATATGCGCGTTGAGCACGACCTCAACGGCACGCGGCTGGAGCTGTTCTCCATGCTCGCGCAGGCCGCCATGCATGGCTTGGGCGTGGCACTGATCCCGCCGTTTCTGATTCGCAACGAGCTGGCCGAGGGGCGCTTGATCAGCCCCTGCGCGCGCAGTTTCGACAGCGCCAACAGTTACTTTCTGGTGATTCCAGAACGCAAGGCTGAATCCGCTGCGCTACTGGCATTTCGTGACTGGCTGACCGCTGAAGCAGAGCGCTATCGCTTGGAGAACAGCTGA
- a CDS encoding aminodeoxychorismate/anthranilate synthase component II: protein MLLMIDNYDSFTYNVVQYLGELGADVKVIRNDELSVAEIEALKPERIVVSPGPCTPNEAGVSVPVLKHFAGKLPILGICLGHQSIGQAFGGDVVRARQVMHGKTSPVYHEGLGVFAGLNNPLTVTRYHSLVISRETLPDCLELTAWTQDEQGNVDEIMGVRHREFMIEGVQFHPESILSDQGHELLDNFLKQQGGLRG, encoded by the coding sequence ATGCTGTTAATGATTGATAACTACGACTCCTTTACCTACAACGTCGTGCAGTACCTGGGCGAGCTGGGCGCTGATGTAAAGGTTATTCGCAACGACGAACTGAGCGTCGCCGAGATCGAAGCGCTGAAGCCTGAACGCATCGTAGTGTCGCCCGGTCCCTGCACGCCGAATGAAGCGGGCGTGTCGGTGCCGGTGCTCAAGCACTTTGCCGGCAAACTGCCGATTCTGGGTATCTGCCTGGGGCACCAGAGCATTGGCCAGGCCTTTGGCGGTGACGTGGTGCGCGCGCGTCAGGTCATGCACGGCAAGACCAGCCCGGTCTACCATGAGGGGCTGGGCGTGTTTGCCGGGCTGAACAACCCGCTGACCGTGACCCGCTACCACTCGCTGGTGATCAGCCGCGAGACGCTGCCGGACTGTCTGGAGCTGACGGCCTGGACCCAGGACGAACAGGGCAATGTGGACGAGATCATGGGCGTGCGGCACCGCGAGTTCATGATCGAGGGCGTACAGTTTCATCCCGAGTCCATTCTCTCGGATCAGGGCCACGAACTACTGGATAATTTTCTCAAGCAGCAAGGCGGCCTGCGCGGCTGA
- the trpC gene encoding indole-3-glycerol phosphate synthase TrpC: MTVPTILQNIVARKYEEVAERSARVSLQELETQAGAASRTRGFAAALQSRASARKPAVIAEIKKASPSKGVLREDFDPAAIAHSYEEGGAACLSVLTDVDFFQGHDDYLQQARSACALPVIRKDFMVDPYQVVEARALGADCILLIAACLEDGQMHELAATAKQHGLDVLVEVHDAAELERGLKLETPLIGINNRNLHTFEVTLDTTLELLPQIPKGKTLVTESGILHRTDVELMLAHGVYSFLVGEAFMRASDPGYELKRLFF; the protein is encoded by the coding sequence ATGACGGTACCAACGATTTTGCAGAACATTGTCGCGCGCAAATACGAAGAAGTCGCTGAGCGTAGTGCCCGCGTATCGCTGCAGGAACTGGAGACCCAAGCTGGCGCGGCTTCGCGAACCCGCGGCTTCGCGGCGGCGCTGCAAAGCCGCGCCAGTGCGCGCAAGCCGGCGGTGATCGCCGAGATCAAGAAGGCATCGCCCAGCAAGGGCGTGCTGCGCGAGGACTTCGATCCGGCTGCCATTGCGCACAGCTATGAAGAGGGCGGGGCGGCCTGCCTTTCGGTGCTGACCGATGTTGACTTCTTTCAGGGCCACGACGATTACCTGCAGCAGGCTCGCAGCGCCTGTGCGCTGCCGGTCATTCGTAAGGACTTCATGGTGGATCCCTATCAAGTGGTCGAGGCGCGCGCGCTGGGTGCCGACTGCATTCTGCTGATCGCGGCCTGCCTGGAGGATGGGCAGATGCACGAGCTGGCGGCCACCGCGAAGCAGCACGGGCTCGACGTACTGGTTGAGGTGCATGACGCCGCTGAGCTGGAGCGCGGGCTCAAGCTGGAGACCCCGCTTATCGGTATCAACAACCGTAACCTGCATACCTTTGAGGTTACCCTCGATACTACGCTGGAGTTGCTACCACAGATTCCCAAGGGCAAGACGCTGGTCACCGAGAGTGGCATTCTGCACCGCACCGACGTTGAACTCATGTTGGCGCACGGCGTTTACAGTTTCCTGGTTGGCGAGGCCTTCATGCGCGCCAGTGATCCGGGATATGAGCTCAAGCGACTGTTTTTCTAA
- a CDS encoding YceI family protein, with protein sequence MKKTFAGLALGGLLALSGSLQAADYVIDQQGQHASINFKISHLGYSWIYGRFNDFSGDFSWDADKPEASAVKVSINTTSVDSNHAERDKHLRSDDFLNVAEHPTATFESSKVEMTGDDTAHITGNLTLNGVTKPVVLDAKFIGEGEDPWGGYRAGFSGTTTLALKDFDISMDLGPASQEVELIISVEGVRQ encoded by the coding sequence ATGAAAAAGACATTCGCAGGATTGGCTCTGGGTGGTTTGCTGGCATTGTCGGGCTCACTGCAGGCTGCCGATTACGTCATCGATCAACAGGGGCAGCACGCCTCAATCAATTTCAAGATCAGCCACCTGGGTTATAGCTGGATCTACGGGCGCTTCAACGACTTCAGTGGCGACTTCAGCTGGGATGCCGACAAGCCCGAAGCCAGTGCGGTCAAGGTCAGCATCAACACCACCAGCGTCGACTCCAACCACGCCGAGCGTGACAAGCATCTGCGCAGCGACGACTTCCTCAACGTGGCCGAGCACCCCACCGCGACCTTCGAGTCAAGCAAGGTAGAGATGACCGGTGATGACACCGCCCATATCACCGGCAACCTGACGCTCAATGGCGTGACCAAGCCGGTGGTGCTGGATGCCAAGTTCATCGGTGAAGGCGAAGATCCATGGGGCGGCTACCGCGCCGGTTTCTCCGGCACCACCACGCTGGCGCTGAAGGACTTCGATATCTCCATGGATCTGGGCCCGGCCTCGCAGGAAGTCGAGCTGATCATCAGTGTTGAAGGCGTGCGTCAGTAA
- a CDS encoding DnaJ domain-containing protein, with protein sequence MLWPVTVLGAVFGGLGGGVPGALVGAVLGHALDRHWRLRRWRDLSSKLAELRGGSSRFERVLFLCMGRLARANGRVTQGHLQLARDLMQQYRLDEPARLKAMHDFNAGKLAGTELTRLVQRFCRREPGRSAELLDCCWRMALLTGQLSAEARSLLDAWSNKAGVGRAEQQRMHQKHQRSERTAARSPVASQDRLHQAAALLKVELDATPEQIKRAYRRQLSKHHPDKMIARGVGEPGLSGAGEQIRRIQDAYETLRRHRGFR encoded by the coding sequence ATGCTGTGGCCGGTAACGGTGCTGGGCGCCGTGTTTGGCGGCTTGGGTGGCGGTGTGCCGGGTGCGCTGGTGGGCGCCGTACTGGGGCATGCCCTGGATCGGCATTGGCGGTTGCGGCGATGGCGCGATCTTTCAAGCAAACTTGCCGAGTTGCGCGGTGGGAGTTCAAGGTTCGAGCGCGTATTGTTTCTCTGCATGGGGCGGCTGGCCCGCGCCAATGGTCGGGTGACCCAGGGGCATTTGCAGCTGGCCCGCGACCTGATGCAGCAATACCGGCTGGATGAGCCCGCGCGCCTGAAGGCGATGCATGATTTCAATGCCGGCAAGCTCGCGGGCACCGAGCTGACCCGGCTGGTGCAGCGCTTTTGCCGCCGCGAGCCCGGGCGTTCCGCCGAGCTGCTGGACTGCTGTTGGCGTATGGCGCTGCTGACAGGTCAATTGAGCGCGGAAGCGCGCAGCCTGCTGGATGCCTGGTCAAACAAGGCGGGAGTGGGGCGCGCGGAACAGCAGCGCATGCACCAGAAACATCAGCGCAGTGAGCGCACCGCGGCGCGCTCCCCGGTAGCCAGTCAGGATCGTCTGCATCAGGCTGCGGCGCTGCTCAAGGTGGAGCTGGATGCCACCCCTGAACAGATCAAGCGCGCCTATCGTCGCCAGCTGAGCAAGCACCATCCAGACAAGATGATTGCGCGCGGCGTGGGTGAGCCGGGGCTGTCTGGCGCCGGTGAGCAGATTCGCCGCATTCAGGACGCTTACGAAACACTAAGGCGCCACCGCGGCTTCCGTTGA
- the rpe gene encoding ribulose-phosphate 3-epimerase: protein MQDYAIAPSILSADFARLGAEVDQVLADGADIVHFDVMDNHYVPNLTIGPMVCSALRKYGVTAPIDVHLMVSPVDRIIGDFLEAGASYITFHPEASQHIDRSLQLIKQGGAKAGLVFNPATPLDVLKYVMDKVDMVLLMSVNPGFGGQKFIPGTLDKLREARALIDASGRDIRLEIDGGVNVENIREIAEAGADTFVAGSAIFNAPDYKDVIYRMRSELAQVAR, encoded by the coding sequence ATGCAAGACTATGCCATTGCCCCTTCCATTCTGTCCGCCGATTTCGCGCGCCTCGGCGCTGAAGTCGATCAGGTCCTGGCGGACGGTGCAGATATCGTGCACTTCGACGTAATGGATAATCACTACGTGCCGAACCTGACCATCGGGCCGATGGTGTGCTCGGCACTGCGTAAATATGGCGTCACCGCGCCGATTGATGTGCATCTGATGGTCAGTCCGGTGGACCGCATCATTGGCGACTTTCTGGAGGCTGGTGCGTCCTACATCACCTTCCACCCGGAAGCATCCCAGCATATCGACCGCTCGTTGCAGCTGATCAAGCAGGGCGGCGCCAAGGCTGGCCTGGTATTCAACCCGGCTACTCCGCTTGATGTGCTCAAGTACGTGATGGACAAGGTCGATATGGTGCTGTTGATGAGCGTTAACCCCGGCTTTGGCGGGCAGAAGTTCATCCCCGGTACACTCGACAAGCTGCGTGAAGCACGTGCGCTGATTGATGCCAGTGGCCGCGATATTCGCCTGGAAATCGACGGCGGCGTGAACGTTGAGAACATCCGCGAGATCGCTGAAGCCGGCGCCGATACCTTCGTTGCTGGTTCTGCCATCTTTAACGCGCCGGACTATAAAGACGTGATCTACCGCATGCGCAGCGAACTGGCGCAGGTCGCTCGCTGA
- a CDS encoding DUF3530 family protein produces the protein MRALLLLIALSLPLCSQAQTPETEEAAADATPTAQDGKRAESPSRNALYQQALERRLPTEEQRQLDFHGESQLGLYLPAARPEALGGVLLIAGPGEHADWPELIGPARRRLSDAGWNTLSISLPDAPLPASVAPAPEADADAVDAEASDEPEDPLLAADNQPDQPPATAVASAESSADYATRCMQLIQAAWQVLAAENNEHITLITRADAGYWALRAASPPASQQPPHAVILFKPRDPAIEGQPSLNLLLEEWDKPLLELLAAGSPQGAIQAREHQRIARRAGHNLYQQWDIDYLQNSVLADDMLQKRLQGWLERRLLNQPSEIGASTEAAVAP, from the coding sequence ATGCGAGCCTTGCTGTTGCTTATCGCACTCTCCCTGCCACTGTGCAGTCAGGCGCAGACACCCGAAACCGAGGAAGCGGCGGCAGACGCAACCCCCACTGCGCAGGATGGCAAACGCGCCGAATCCCCCTCGCGCAACGCACTGTATCAGCAGGCACTGGAGCGCCGACTGCCGACCGAAGAGCAGCGCCAACTGGACTTCCATGGAGAATCGCAACTGGGCTTGTATCTGCCAGCCGCGCGGCCAGAGGCGCTCGGCGGCGTGTTGCTGATCGCCGGCCCCGGCGAGCATGCTGACTGGCCCGAATTGATCGGCCCGGCACGCCGCCGGCTGAGCGACGCTGGCTGGAACACCCTGTCCATCAGCCTGCCGGATGCCCCTTTGCCAGCGTCCGTCGCCCCAGCGCCCGAGGCCGACGCGGATGCCGTGGATGCGGAAGCTAGCGATGAGCCGGAAGATCCGCTGCTCGCCGCCGACAACCAGCCCGATCAGCCGCCTGCCACGGCCGTCGCCAGCGCAGAGAGCTCCGCCGACTATGCCACCCGCTGCATGCAGCTGATCCAGGCGGCCTGGCAGGTACTGGCCGCTGAAAACAACGAGCACATCACGCTGATCACCCGCGCGGACGCCGGTTACTGGGCGCTACGCGCAGCCAGCCCACCCGCGAGCCAGCAACCACCGCACGCGGTGATCCTGTTCAAGCCGCGGGACCCCGCGATCGAGGGGCAACCGAGCCTGAACCTGTTACTGGAAGAATGGGACAAGCCGTTGCTTGAGCTGCTGGCCGCCGGCAGCCCGCAAGGGGCGATTCAGGCCCGCGAGCACCAGCGTATTGCACGCCGCGCGGGACACAACCTTTATCAGCAGTGGGATATCGATTACCTGCAAAACTCGGTGCTGGCCGACGACATGCTGCAAAAACGTCTGCAGGGCTGGCTGGAGCGCCGCCTGCTGAACCAGCCCAGCGAGATTGGCGCCTCAACGGAAGCCGCGGTGGCGCCTTAG
- the trpE gene encoding anthranilate synthase component I, with the protein MTQDEFLRLAAQDCNRVPVVREVLADLETPLSTYLKLADGAFSYLLESVQGGEKWGRYSIIGLPARTVLRVDGHTASVLIDGIEQERHECADPLAFVEEFKARYRVPSIPGLPRFNGGLVGYFGYDCVRYVEPRLAKSVNPDVLGTPDILLMVSDEVVVFDNLAGKLHAIVLADPAQSDAYAQANVRLDQLLEQLRQPMQPRKLLDLNAPVDIDLDYRASFTREHFERAVETVKEYILAGDCMQVVPSQRMSVRFKAEPIDLYRALRSQNPTPYMYFFNFGDFHVVGSSPEVLVRVEEGEVTVRPIAGTRPRGATEEEDLALEQDLLSDAKEIAEHLMLIDLGRNDVGRVAEIGKVQLTEKMVIERYSNVMHIVSNVQGHLKSELNAMDALRAILPAGTLSGAPKIRAIEIIDELEPVKRGVYGGAVGYWAWNGNMDTAIAIRTAVIKDGELHVQAGAGIVADSVPALEWEETINKRRAMFRAIALAEQAAR; encoded by the coding sequence ATGACCCAAGACGAATTTCTTCGCCTGGCCGCTCAGGACTGCAACCGCGTACCCGTAGTGCGCGAAGTACTGGCCGACCTTGAAACTCCGCTATCTACCTATCTGAAGTTGGCCGACGGTGCCTTTTCCTATCTGCTTGAATCGGTGCAGGGTGGCGAGAAGTGGGGCCGTTATTCGATCATCGGCCTGCCGGCGCGCACCGTGCTGCGCGTCGACGGTCACACCGCCAGCGTATTGATCGACGGCATCGAGCAAGAGCGTCATGAGTGCGCCGACCCGCTGGCCTTCGTTGAGGAGTTCAAGGCGCGATATCGGGTGCCGTCGATTCCGGGCCTGCCGCGTTTCAATGGCGGCCTCGTAGGCTACTTTGGTTACGACTGCGTACGTTATGTGGAGCCGCGGCTGGCCAAGAGCGTTAACCCCGATGTGCTCGGCACGCCGGACATTCTGTTGATGGTGTCTGATGAAGTGGTGGTGTTCGACAATCTGGCCGGCAAGCTGCACGCCATCGTGCTGGCCGACCCGGCGCAGAGCGACGCCTACGCCCAGGCCAATGTGCGTCTGGATCAGTTGCTGGAACAATTGCGCCAGCCCATGCAGCCGCGCAAGCTGCTGGACTTGAACGCGCCGGTCGACATCGATCTGGACTACCGCGCCAGCTTTACCCGCGAGCACTTCGAGCGCGCGGTCGAGACCGTCAAGGAATACATTCTGGCCGGCGACTGCATGCAGGTGGTGCCCTCGCAGCGCATGAGCGTGCGATTCAAGGCCGAGCCGATCGATCTGTATCGCGCGTTGCGCAGCCAGAATCCAACGCCTTATATGTATTTCTTCAACTTTGGCGACTTTCACGTGGTCGGCAGTTCGCCCGAGGTACTGGTGCGGGTGGAAGAGGGCGAAGTCACGGTGCGGCCGATTGCCGGCACGCGGCCACGCGGCGCCACCGAGGAAGAGGATCTAGCGTTGGAGCAGGACCTGCTCTCAGATGCCAAGGAGATCGCCGAACACCTGATGCTGATCGACCTGGGCCGCAACGATGTGGGGCGCGTTGCCGAGATTGGCAAGGTGCAACTGACGGAGAAGATGGTGATCGAGCGTTATTCCAACGTCATGCACATCGTTTCCAATGTGCAGGGCCATCTGAAGTCAGAGCTGAATGCGATGGACGCCCTGCGCGCCATATTGCCGGCCGGCACCCTGTCGGGCGCGCCCAAGATCCGCGCTATCGAGATCATTGACGAGCTGGAGCCGGTCAAACGCGGTGTTTACGGCGGCGCGGTAGGCTACTGGGCGTGGAACGGCAACATGGACACCGCGATCGCCATTCGCACCGCGGTGATCAAGGACGGCGAACTGCACGTGCAGGCCGGGGCCGGCATTGTTGCCGATTCGGTACCCGCGCTGGAGTGGGAAGAAACCATCAACAAGCGTCGTGCCATGTTTCGTGCCATCGCTCTGGCTGAACAAGCCGCCCGGTAA